In candidate division KSB1 bacterium, the following proteins share a genomic window:
- a CDS encoding thermonuclease family protein has product MELKLYVYKARVVEVYDGDTCTVDIDLGLHTWIHGEKIRLARINAPEIRGPERPQGLASRDHLRQLILDRQIILETIKDVKEKYGRYLGEIWIQDENGQYFNVNDRMVQDGHAVYSEDN; this is encoded by the coding sequence ATGGAATTAAAACTGTACGTCTATAAAGCGCGGGTCGTAGAGGTTTACGATGGCGATACCTGCACTGTTGATATCGATTTAGGATTGCACACGTGGATTCATGGAGAGAAAATTCGTTTGGCCCGCATCAATGCTCCCGAAATCCGCGGCCCAGAGCGGCCCCAAGGACTGGCCTCAAGAGATCATTTGAGACAGCTCATTCTTGATCGCCAAATCATTTTAGAAACGATTAAAGACGTGAAAGAAAAATACGGTCGCTATCTTGGCGAAATTTGGATCCAGGATGAAAACGGCCAATATTTCAATGTCAACGATCGGATGGTTCAGGATGGGCATGCGGTATATTCTGAGGACAATTAA
- a CDS encoding GDSL-type esterase/lipase family protein — protein sequence MKRRPSLIIVVSSMALLVVCYQNILSASQNFYAANHPNIRYVGRIDFTEPQKPKLSGAGAYFQVKFKGRSCALLLEDQGLWGNHGYLAVELDGQYLGRIKVTNTQTEYTVVQDISAGEHSLLVCKATESQTGYIALAGIRCEALLPITDKLQHKIEFIGNSITCGMGLDTETVSCDSGTWYDQHNAYLAYGPQVARALNADWLLSSVSGIGICRNWNSPGPTMPDVYQNLYLNKDSSFAWNDSTFIPDLISICLGTNDFSDGDGSYQRAELDSATFVNSYIQFIQMIRKRYPKARICCLSSPAIAPEKGRKLCSYLTAIAQHFHDSMNNDKIHLFFFSRPYGKGCTGHPDRKEHQMMAEELLPFYRQVVGW from the coding sequence TTGAAAAGAAGACCGAGCTTGATAATCGTTGTCTCATCCATGGCTTTGCTTGTTGTTTGTTATCAAAATATTTTATCAGCATCTCAAAATTTTTATGCTGCTAATCATCCAAATATCCGTTATGTTGGCCGCATCGATTTTACCGAGCCCCAAAAGCCTAAACTCAGCGGTGCCGGAGCGTACTTTCAGGTGAAATTTAAGGGCCGATCTTGCGCGCTTCTGCTGGAGGATCAAGGCTTGTGGGGCAATCACGGATATCTTGCAGTCGAACTGGATGGCCAGTATCTGGGGAGAATTAAGGTTACGAACACTCAAACAGAATACACTGTGGTTCAGGATATTAGCGCTGGGGAGCACTCGCTCCTGGTTTGCAAGGCCACCGAGTCGCAGACCGGCTACATTGCTTTGGCAGGCATCCGTTGTGAGGCGCTGTTGCCCATAACGGATAAGCTGCAACATAAAATCGAGTTCATCGGCAATTCCATCACTTGCGGCATGGGGCTGGATACGGAAACAGTGTCTTGTGACTCTGGAACTTGGTATGATCAACACAACGCTTATTTGGCATATGGACCGCAGGTCGCGCGAGCTTTAAATGCCGATTGGTTGCTTAGCTCGGTTTCGGGCATTGGCATCTGCCGCAATTGGAATTCTCCAGGGCCAACCATGCCCGATGTTTATCAAAATTTGTATCTCAACAAGGATTCATCTTTTGCTTGGAACGATAGTACGTTCATTCCTGATTTGATCTCGATCTGCCTGGGTACCAATGATTTTTCCGATGGGGATGGTTCGTATCAACGAGCCGAGCTTGATTCAGCGACGTTTGTCAATAGCTACATTCAGTTCATTCAAATGATCCGAAAACGCTATCCCAAAGCACGGATTTGCTGCCTGAGCAGCCCGGCCATTGCACCAGAGAAAGGGCGCAAATTGTGCAGCTATTTGACTGCCATTGCTCAACATTTCCATGACAGCATGAACAATGATAAAATCCATCTATTCTTTTTCTCGCGTCCGTATGGCAAAGGCTGTACAGGGCATCCGGACCGAAAAGAACATCAGATGATGGCCGAGGAATTGCTGCCGTTCTATCGTCAAGTGGTGGGATGGTAA
- a CDS encoding corrinoid protein, producing the protein MEDIVEKIALCVAKGKVSRSAWFPPDMKDQDGADELAAQAIKEGIEPFVLLEACMRGMDRVGKEFSEGKAFVTNLIISGEAMNAVLKHIRPFIESSQVKHKGTFVIGTVAGDLHDIGKNLVSMMIRGGGFEVIDLGVDVPTHKFLEAISQHPGCSVGLSALLTTTMPNMANSVKAIKERYPEIKVLVGGAPITQEFCDRIGADFYSPNPHEAVEFLNRWVK; encoded by the coding sequence ATGGAAGACATCGTCGAAAAGATTGCATTATGTGTAGCTAAGGGAAAAGTTTCTCGATCCGCCTGGTTCCCGCCGGATATGAAAGATCAGGATGGCGCGGACGAGTTAGCTGCCCAAGCCATTAAAGAAGGGATTGAGCCGTTCGTCCTATTAGAGGCCTGTATGAGGGGCATGGATCGCGTTGGCAAGGAGTTCAGCGAAGGAAAAGCGTTTGTCACCAATCTCATCATTTCTGGCGAGGCCATGAATGCGGTACTCAAACATATCCGTCCTTTTATCGAGTCCTCTCAGGTGAAACATAAGGGCACATTCGTCATAGGAACTGTCGCTGGAGATCTCCACGATATTGGCAAAAATCTCGTCTCAATGATGATCCGTGGCGGTGGATTTGAGGTGATCGATCTCGGAGTGGATGTGCCGACCCATAAATTTTTGGAAGCGATTTCACAGCACCCAGGGTGTTCTGTTGGCCTCTCGGCTTTGTTAACCACCACGATGCCCAATATGGCGAATAGCGTCAAGGCCATCAAAGAAAGATATCCTGAAATAAAAGTGCTGGTAGGCGGGGCTCCGATCACGCAGGAATTCTGCGATCGCATCGGCGCAGACTTTTATTCCCCCAATCCCCATGAGGCGGTTGAATTTTTGAATCGGTGGGTAAAATGA
- a CDS encoding methylenetetrahydrofolate reductase, giving the protein MTLRQKIESGQFVWCGEIGPPQSCDGDVIRNKAQYFKGYVDAVNITDNQTAIVRLSSIASAKILLDEGVEPIIQMTCRDRNRLAIQSDLLGAAALGISNVLCLTGDHQTFGDQPEARGVFDLDSIQLVATVAKLNRGFLLSGLEMKKTTDFLIGAAANPFAQPFEMRLIRLFKKIEAGARFIQTQPVFDLELFSKWMDRVVEMGLHKRAAILAGVMPVKSAKALLYMKQEVPGVKISDEYVERMNQASDPKEEGIQIAVEIIQTLRTIEGVRGIHLMPVMWESITPTIIQQVK; this is encoded by the coding sequence ATGACGTTGAGGCAGAAGATTGAGTCGGGTCAATTTGTCTGGTGCGGTGAGATTGGTCCGCCACAGAGCTGCGATGGGGACGTGATTCGGAACAAGGCCCAATACTTCAAAGGCTATGTCGATGCCGTGAATATCACGGATAATCAGACGGCGATTGTCCGGTTATCGAGCATCGCCTCAGCCAAGATTCTTCTCGATGAGGGTGTGGAGCCGATCATTCAGATGACTTGCCGAGATCGCAACCGATTAGCCATCCAAAGCGATCTTTTGGGTGCGGCTGCCTTGGGCATCTCCAACGTGCTCTGCCTGACTGGCGATCATCAGACCTTTGGCGATCAACCAGAAGCCCGGGGCGTATTCGATCTCGATTCCATCCAACTGGTCGCCACGGTAGCCAAGCTGAATCGCGGTTTTCTCCTATCTGGCCTTGAGATGAAGAAGACGACCGATTTTCTCATCGGCGCTGCCGCTAATCCCTTTGCGCAGCCGTTCGAAATGAGGCTTATCCGTCTGTTCAAAAAAATCGAAGCTGGCGCTCGTTTCATCCAGACTCAACCAGTTTTTGATTTAGAACTGTTTTCTAAATGGATGGATCGGGTAGTAGAGATGGGGCTCCATAAACGAGCTGCAATTTTGGCTGGAGTCATGCCAGTGAAATCGGCCAAAGCTTTGCTTTATATGAAGCAGGAGGTCCCTGGAGTCAAGATCAGTGATGAATATGTCGAGCGAATGAATCAAGCGAGCGACCCCAAAGAAGAAGGGATACAGATCGCTGTGGAAATTATCCAGACGTTGAGAACGATCGAAGGAGTTCGGGGCATCCATTTGATGCCTGTGATGTGGGAGAGCATTACGCCGACTATCATTCAGCAGGTCAAATAG
- a CDS encoding methylenetetrahydrofolate reductase C-terminal domain-containing protein, whose amino-acid sequence MSDLVTFNKPAISARERRFSRLMLLFESTIKVPLFHCQHCGECILSSTAFICCQNCPKRLRNGPCGGTGEDGSCEVYPERKCVWYRIYHRSRRFRRLSLLYKVNKIHNWNLEGTSAWLNVFRKRIAGPIWLVRNDRQKVREIIGHDVEAED is encoded by the coding sequence TTGAGCGATTTGGTGACATTCAACAAGCCGGCGATTTCGGCACGGGAGCGGAGATTTTCCCGCCTGATGTTGTTGTTTGAAAGTACGATCAAAGTGCCACTCTTCCATTGCCAACACTGCGGCGAGTGCATTCTCTCCTCGACCGCGTTTATTTGTTGTCAAAATTGTCCCAAGCGGCTTCGGAATGGCCCTTGCGGTGGAACTGGGGAGGATGGCTCGTGCGAAGTTTATCCAGAGCGAAAGTGCGTCTGGTATCGTATCTATCATCGATCTCGGCGATTTCGGCGTCTCAGCTTATTGTACAAAGTCAACAAAATTCATAATTGGAATTTAGAGGGGACCTCGGCATGGCTGAACGTTTTCAGGAAGCGGATCGCGGGTCCCATTTGGTTGGTTCGAAACGATCGGCAGAAAGTGAGGGAGATTATTGGGCATGACGTTGAGGCAGAAGATTGA
- a CDS encoding dihydropteroate synthase: protein MEVNSMGISGLTIIGESINDSVPSTHELFEANNIDGIVELAKFQAERGAAYIDVNVGPRTPEFMANVVKKIQEQVTVPLSIDTPDPDIAAAGLKAYNPDRAGNRMPILNSISEARLEMFDLFAIQPFIPILLLTEGRDESGEVVMNQTAEQIYATAKSIVKIARERIKNVTNNQLILDPGIMPIGSDSKGYFKRLMKVLELIHQDPDFAEINISVGLSNFTAMLPSKKPDGSPVKGPLESAFLTMAMPLGLNFIVGSVKRKYALLPDDDPAMQCLKDVLRMDGVEVIMRVMMYFS, encoded by the coding sequence ATGGAGGTAAATTCAATGGGCATCTCGGGACTAACAATTATTGGTGAGTCTATTAATGACTCCGTGCCATCCACTCATGAGTTATTTGAGGCGAACAATATTGACGGGATTGTAGAGCTGGCGAAGTTTCAAGCGGAACGAGGCGCTGCCTACATCGATGTCAATGTTGGACCACGCACACCAGAGTTTATGGCAAATGTTGTTAAAAAAATCCAGGAGCAGGTCACAGTCCCTCTATCAATTGACACCCCAGATCCAGATATCGCCGCAGCAGGTTTAAAAGCTTATAATCCCGATCGCGCTGGCAATCGGATGCCCATCCTCAATTCGATCTCCGAAGCGCGACTGGAAATGTTCGATCTTTTCGCCATCCAACCGTTTATCCCGATTTTGTTATTGACGGAAGGAAGGGACGAGTCTGGCGAAGTGGTGATGAATCAAACTGCCGAACAAATCTATGCGACAGCAAAATCCATCGTGAAAATCGCTCGGGAACGGATCAAAAACGTAACCAATAATCAGCTTATTCTTGATCCTGGGATTATGCCCATTGGTAGCGATTCTAAAGGGTATTTCAAACGGCTGATGAAAGTGCTCGAATTGATCCATCAGGATCCAGATTTCGCTGAGATCAACATTTCAGTGGGATTGAGCAATTTCACGGCCATGTTACCATCGAAGAAACCGGATGGATCGCCAGTGAAAGGTCCTCTGGAGAGCGCATTTCTGACCATGGCGATGCCGTTAGGGTTGAATTTCATCGTTGGCTCAGTGAAACGCAAATATGCGCTGCTCCCGGATGATGATCCTGCCATGCAATGTCTAAAGGATGTGCTTCGTATGGATGGGGTGGAGGTGATCATGAGAGTCATGATGTATTTTTCATGA
- a CDS encoding DUF5110 domain-containing protein, protein MSSPLQNLKRSLSLITMMGIIFQNSLSAYQKQTDGVLFEFLKKKPTDAQWLKIQVCDANIIRVLASPNRSFSARPSLMVTKTTWDPVIWSIKDKGVWTEISTTDLIVQVHRRTGAVAFYDRNGRLLLKETSQGGKIITPAEVLGEQTFHIQQLFDSHNDEAFYGLGQHQNGVMNYKGHDVDLWQCNIVAVVPFLVSSRGYGVLWDNNSRTKFGDIREFQSLATLKLYGSDGSFGVLTAEYFHDRNFESRYTSRPESRIEHEFIDVNDPFPDGFHENVKSVRWSGSIECHETGVHKFRLYCSGYTKMWLNGELVVDSWRQNWLPWTHLLKLDMKPGERYAIKIEWIPDGGFIGLKCLGPEEKIYQQRLSLYSEVADQIDYYFIHGDNLDEVIAGYREITGQAPMMPKWAMGLWQCRERYRTQDELLSVVREFRQRGIPLDNIVQDWFYWPEDQWGSHEFDPSRYPDPVGMIDELHHRLNAHIMISVWPKFYVGTEHYNQFKNAGWLYMRNVEQGQRDWVGPGYLSTFYDPYSEGARELYWRQINDKLFSKGIDAWWLDCTEPDIQSNLSREETILRQGPTALGSAARYLNTYSLMNAKGIYEHQRQTKPDQRAFILTRSAFAGQQRYAAATWSGDVAARWYDLKVQIPAGLNFCLSGIPYWTTDIGGFAVEPRFERPNEADLEEWRELMTRWFQFGAFCPIFRVHGQFPYREIFHVAPEDHLAYQSMLAYDKLRYRLMPYVYSLAGMVTHQHYTIMRALIMDFQNDPNVLNIGDQFMFGPALLVNPITEYHARSRRVYLPAGTGWYELKSGRYFKGGQTITADAPYTDIPIFVRAGSILPCGPEIQYAMEKPAEPIRLFVYAGADGSFTLYEDEGINYKYELGQFAIIPFRYHEQKRALYVGQRQGDFPGMLQKRTFEIVFIQPQKPVGLNFQIIPDVTVLYDGNEKAIVLQ, encoded by the coding sequence ATGAGCTCTCCATTACAAAACCTAAAGAGATCTCTTTCGCTAATAACGATGATGGGGATCATTTTTCAAAATAGCCTCTCCGCTTACCAGAAACAAACTGACGGAGTGCTTTTTGAATTTCTTAAGAAGAAGCCAACCGATGCGCAATGGCTAAAAATTCAAGTTTGTGATGCGAATATCATTCGGGTATTGGCATCCCCAAATCGTTCATTTTCTGCCCGCCCCAGTCTAATGGTCACGAAGACAACTTGGGATCCTGTGATCTGGTCTATCAAAGATAAAGGGGTTTGGACGGAAATTTCAACCACGGACCTGATCGTTCAGGTGCATCGACGGACTGGGGCAGTTGCATTTTATGATAGGAACGGCCGCTTGTTGCTCAAAGAAACGTCTCAGGGTGGCAAAATTATTACCCCAGCAGAGGTGCTTGGCGAACAGACGTTTCACATTCAGCAACTCTTCGATTCGCATAATGATGAAGCATTCTACGGCCTTGGTCAGCACCAGAATGGCGTCATGAATTACAAGGGCCACGACGTTGATTTATGGCAATGCAACATCGTGGCTGTGGTTCCATTCCTAGTATCCAGTCGAGGGTATGGTGTTCTGTGGGATAATAACTCTCGGACCAAATTTGGAGATATTCGGGAGTTTCAATCGCTTGCGACGCTGAAATTATATGGCAGCGATGGCAGTTTTGGAGTTTTGACTGCCGAGTATTTTCACGATCGAAATTTCGAATCGCGATACACTTCGCGGCCAGAATCGAGGATTGAGCATGAATTTATCGATGTTAATGATCCCTTTCCAGATGGATTTCATGAGAACGTGAAAAGCGTACGTTGGAGCGGCTCGATTGAATGTCATGAAACAGGGGTTCATAAGTTTCGGCTTTATTGTTCTGGTTATACAAAAATGTGGCTCAATGGCGAGCTGGTGGTGGATTCGTGGCGTCAGAACTGGCTGCCGTGGACCCATCTGCTCAAATTGGATATGAAACCTGGGGAGCGCTATGCGATCAAGATCGAATGGATTCCCGATGGAGGGTTCATCGGTTTGAAATGCCTCGGCCCAGAAGAAAAAATATACCAGCAGCGCCTGTCGCTTTACTCTGAGGTGGCGGATCAAATTGACTATTATTTTATCCATGGCGATAATTTGGATGAGGTGATTGCTGGTTATAGAGAAATTACAGGTCAGGCGCCAATGATGCCCAAATGGGCGATGGGCCTCTGGCAATGCCGCGAGCGGTATCGGACCCAGGACGAGTTGCTCTCGGTTGTCCGCGAGTTTCGCCAGCGCGGGATCCCGCTGGACAATATCGTGCAGGATTGGTTTTATTGGCCTGAGGACCAATGGGGCAGCCACGAGTTTGATCCTTCCCGCTACCCAGATCCAGTGGGGATGATCGATGAATTGCATCATCGCCTGAACGCTCATATCATGATCTCGGTCTGGCCTAAATTCTACGTTGGGACGGAGCATTACAATCAATTCAAAAACGCTGGCTGGCTTTATATGAGAAACGTCGAGCAGGGTCAACGGGATTGGGTGGGTCCTGGGTATCTTTCGACATTTTATGATCCCTATTCAGAAGGGGCGCGGGAGTTATATTGGCGCCAGATCAATGACAAGTTGTTCTCCAAGGGGATCGATGCCTGGTGGCTGGATTGTACGGAACCAGATATCCAATCCAATTTGTCGCGGGAGGAGACCATTTTGCGCCAAGGCCCGACGGCTCTGGGCAGCGCGGCTCGCTATCTGAATACTTATTCGCTGATGAACGCGAAAGGCATCTACGAGCATCAGCGCCAGACGAAACCAGATCAGCGAGCGTTTATCCTTACCCGTTCAGCGTTCGCTGGTCAACAGCGCTATGCTGCCGCAACCTGGAGCGGCGATGTGGCAGCCCGTTGGTACGACCTGAAAGTCCAGATCCCGGCTGGATTAAATTTCTGCCTTTCTGGTATTCCTTATTGGACCACGGATATTGGCGGCTTTGCAGTGGAGCCGCGGTTTGAACGCCCCAACGAGGCGGATCTCGAAGAGTGGCGCGAACTGATGACTCGTTGGTTTCAGTTTGGCGCATTTTGCCCGATTTTTCGCGTGCACGGCCAATTTCCTTATCGCGAAATATTCCATGTCGCACCGGAGGATCACCTTGCCTATCAATCCATGCTGGCTTATGATAAGCTACGCTATCGGCTCATGCCTTATGTTTACTCGCTGGCAGGCATGGTTACCCATCAGCATTACACCATAATGCGCGCCTTGATCATGGATTTCCAAAATGATCCAAATGTGCTAAATATTGGCGATCAATTTATGTTCGGGCCTGCTTTGTTAGTTAATCCAATTACTGAATATCATGCCAGGTCGCGTCGCGTATATCTCCCTGCTGGAACAGGTTGGTACGAGCTGAAGTCTGGTCGCTATTTCAAAGGAGGTCAGACCATAACGGCGGACGCTCCGTATACAGATATCCCTATTTTTGTCAGGGCTGGCTCGATTTTGCCGTGCGGTCCAGAAATTCAATACGCCATGGAAAAGCCGGCAGAGCCAATTCGGCTGTTTGTTTATGCAGGAGCAGATGGTTCGTTTACGCTTTATGAGGACGAGGGCATTAACTACAAATATGAGCTCGGCCAATTCGCCATCATCCCATTTCGTTATCATGAACAAAAACGAGCTTTGTACGTCGGCCAGCGGCAAGGGGATTTCCCTGGGATGCTGCAAAAACGGACTTTCGAGATCGTTTTTATCCAGCCGCAAAAACCGGTTGGCTTGAATTTTCAGATCATACCGGATGTAACAGTTTTATATGACGGCAACGAAAAGGCGATTGTTCTTCAGTAA
- a CDS encoding glycoside hydrolase family 130 protein encodes MKTNTIIGKPLPNIPWQDRPKGSSDIMWRYDKNPVVGRRPIKVADRIFNSAIIPYQGEFIGVFRADHKNGYPNLHLGFSNDGIHWQIEEDIIHFQNEDGTPAKPILYGYDPRLVEIEGTYYITWCNYFHGPTIGIARTKDFKTFVQLENAFLPYNRNGVLFPRKINGNYVMLNRPSDNGHTPFGDIYLSQSPDMTYWGKHRLVMKAGHYWWRSLKIGAGPIPIETTEGWLLIYHGVCLTCTGYIYSIGAALLDIDDPSRVIVDCENYLLTPEEPYETVGFVPSVTFPCATLQDADTGRIAIFYGAADTYCALAFAQVDELIDYIKSHPARPLP; translated from the coding sequence ATGAAAACCAACACGATCATTGGTAAACCATTACCCAACATACCCTGGCAGGATCGGCCGAAGGGAAGCTCAGATATCATGTGGCGCTACGATAAAAATCCAGTGGTTGGGAGGCGACCAATCAAGGTGGCGGATCGGATTTTTAACAGTGCCATCATTCCCTACCAAGGCGAATTCATCGGTGTGTTTCGCGCGGATCACAAGAACGGCTATCCCAATCTACATCTGGGTTTCAGCAATGACGGAATTCACTGGCAAATTGAAGAGGACATCATCCATTTTCAGAACGAGGACGGCACGCCGGCCAAACCGATCCTATATGGCTATGACCCGCGATTGGTGGAAATTGAGGGCACTTACTACATCACCTGGTGCAATTATTTTCATGGACCAACGATCGGCATCGCCAGAACCAAAGATTTTAAGACATTTGTCCAGCTTGAGAATGCTTTTTTGCCCTATAATCGGAATGGGGTCCTTTTTCCGAGAAAGATCAATGGCAATTATGTGATGCTCAATCGGCCCAGCGACAATGGGCATACCCCGTTCGGCGATATTTATTTGAGCCAAAGCCCAGACATGACTTATTGGGGCAAACATCGTCTTGTCATGAAGGCTGGTCATTATTGGTGGCGCAGCCTCAAAATCGGCGCTGGTCCGATCCCGATTGAGACTACTGAAGGCTGGTTATTGATCTATCACGGTGTCTGCCTCACTTGTACTGGCTATATTTATAGCATCGGGGCTGCGTTGCTGGACATCGATGATCCCTCGCGCGTCATTGTCGATTGCGAAAATTATCTACTGACCCCTGAGGAACCCTACGAGACGGTAGGATTCGTGCCTAGCGTGACCTTCCCCTGCGCCACCTTGCAGGATGCTGATACAGGCCGAATTGCGATTTTCTACGGAGCGGCCGACACCTATTGCGCACTGGCGTTTGCCCAGGTAGATGAGTTGATCGATTATATTAAATCGCATCCAGCCAGACCATTGCCATAG
- a CDS encoding DUF5009 domain-containing protein has protein sequence MIKSEQPMLVETDSNPISQRHISVDVLRGFTMFWIVGGDSFFRALFQWIGGWPEKHLIPQLDHAVWEGFHFFDLIFPLFEFVVGMSIVFSLQKILEQQGKNAAYRRVIKRAVLLYLLGIIYYGGISNGVEGIRLLGVLQRLAITYLFASILFIHFRWRGMVIAFAALLISYWAWLSFIPVPEFGEVSFAEGKNWANWVDMKYLPFFKWDGKWDPEGLLSTLPAIGSCLLGVFASLLLLNKNLTQLKKAYYFIGGGIAMLVLGYLWGLQFPIIKKIWTSSYVLVGGGYCFVLLGLFYWILDMRGWKKWATPFVWLGMNPITIYMVWNIMNFYQLAERIVSVPSRCFWGEKVGFFLVASMTLILVLAFVRFLYNRKIFLRL, from the coding sequence ATGATCAAATCTGAACAGCCGATGCTTGTGGAAACTGATTCGAATCCGATTTCTCAACGCCACATCTCTGTGGATGTGTTACGTGGATTCACCATGTTTTGGATCGTTGGCGGGGATAGCTTTTTCCGTGCCTTGTTTCAATGGATCGGCGGCTGGCCTGAAAAACATTTGATCCCCCAGTTGGATCACGCTGTTTGGGAAGGTTTCCATTTTTTTGACCTCATCTTTCCGCTATTTGAATTCGTGGTGGGCATGTCCATCGTCTTTTCACTGCAAAAAATATTGGAGCAACAGGGCAAAAATGCGGCCTATCGGCGAGTGATAAAACGAGCCGTGCTGTTGTATCTATTGGGCATCATCTATTACGGCGGCATCAGCAATGGGGTGGAAGGGATCCGTCTGTTGGGCGTGTTGCAGCGACTGGCAATCACCTATCTATTCGCCTCTATTCTGTTCATCCATTTCCGCTGGCGGGGAATGGTCATCGCCTTTGCAGCGCTGCTCATCAGTTATTGGGCCTGGTTATCATTTATCCCCGTCCCTGAATTTGGAGAGGTCTCATTTGCTGAGGGAAAGAACTGGGCGAACTGGGTGGATATGAAATATCTGCCATTTTTCAAATGGGATGGCAAATGGGATCCCGAGGGATTGTTGAGCACGCTGCCTGCCATTGGGAGCTGTCTGTTGGGCGTCTTTGCCTCGTTGTTGTTGTTGAACAAAAATCTTACCCAATTGAAAAAAGCCTATTATTTCATCGGCGGCGGAATCGCCATGCTGGTGCTTGGTTATCTCTGGGGACTGCAATTTCCAATTATCAAGAAAATCTGGACCTCGAGCTATGTGCTGGTCGGCGGTGGCTACTGTTTTGTTCTACTCGGGTTGTTCTATTGGATTTTGGACATGCGGGGCTGGAAAAAATGGGCAACGCCGTTCGTCTGGTTGGGCATGAACCCGATCACCATCTACATGGTCTGGAACATCATGAATTTTTACCAGTTGGCAGAGCGGATCGTCAGTGTTCCTTCCCGCTGCTTCTGGGGCGAGAAAGTCGGCTTTTTCCTGGTAGCGTCCATGACGCTGATTTTGGTGTTGGCCTTCGTACGGTTTTTATATAATCGAAAAATTTTCTTGAGACTTTAG